In Tissierellales bacterium, one genomic interval encodes:
- a CDS encoding BlaI/MecI/CopY family transcriptional regulator — translation MIEIKLSDSEMKFMNLIWDNAPINSTELVRIVEASLGWKKSTTYTVLRRLSQRGILKNENAVVSYLVEREEVQQTKGDEILGKIYGGSIKMFLASFLNKNKISKKEAKELANMIEEYIDKDE, via the coding sequence ATGATAGAAATAAAATTATCAGATTCAGAAATGAAGTTTATGAATTTAATTTGGGATAATGCTCCAATTAATTCTACGGAGTTGGTAAGAATCGTCGAAGCTAGTTTAGGTTGGAAAAAATCAACTACATACACTGTATTAAGAAGATTATCCCAAAGAGGAATATTGAAAAATGAAAATGCAGTTGTTTCTTATTTAGTAGAAAGAGAAGAAGTGCAACAGACTAAGGGGGATGAAATTTTAGGTAAAATATATGGTGGTTCAATAAAAATGTTTTTAGCATCATTTTTAAACAAAAACAAAATTTCAAAAAAAGAAGCTAAAGAATTAGCAAATATGATAGAAGAGTATATTGATAAAGATGAATAA
- a CDS encoding YvrJ family protein — protein MNSDLQTLIASVGFPIALSMYLLVRIEGKLQTLSDSINELSKNIISLR, from the coding sequence ATGAATTCAGATTTACAAACTCTGATAGCTTCTGTAGGCTTTCCTATAGCCCTTAGTATGTATTTACTTGTAAGGATTGAAGGTAAGCTACAAACTCTATCTGATAGTATTAATGAATTATCTAAAAATATCATTAGCCTGAGATAA
- a CDS encoding DUF2922 domain-containing protein, with protein sequence MEQTKRLLMTFKTSDDKKVSLSIDDPREDITEGEIKSAMDLIVSKNIFAPNGGDIVQAVEAKVVITDTTPYDLVL encoded by the coding sequence ATGGAACAAACTAAAAGACTTTTAATGACTTTTAAAACTTCTGATGATAAAAAAGTATCTTTATCAATAGATGATCCTAGAGAGGATATTACAGAAGGTGAAATAAAATCAGCTATGGATTTGATAGTATCAAAAAATATCTTCGCTCCAAATGGTGGTGATATAGTACAAGCTGTTGAAGCTAAAGTTGTCATTACAGATACTACACCTTATGACTTAGTGTTATAA
- a CDS encoding DUF1659 domain-containing protein, with the protein MAVNEMQNPSSLRIKLDLGMEDGKTKVRSKTFSNLKHDATAQDVYDVAEALIELQEYEKLEIAKIDNTTLA; encoded by the coding sequence ATGGCTGTTAATGAAATGCAAAACCCATCAAGCCTAAGAATAAAACTAGACTTAGGTATGGAAGATGGAAAAACAAAAGTTAGAAGTAAAACATTCTCTAACTTAAAACATGATGCAACTGCACAAGATGTGTATGACGTTGCAGAAGCCTTAATAGAACTTCAAGAATATGAAAAACTTGAAATAGCTAAGATAGATAACACTACTTTAGCTTAG
- a CDS encoding N-acetylmuramoyl-L-alanine amidase, translating to MKWYLDFGHGGKDPGALGTNKTKESDTVLKIGMLIKNNLEQAFEKVITTREYDKYYSLDHRSSKANKENCDYFVSIHMNSSTNKSAKGVEVWVYDEKSKLYTLSKDICTNLSKDINTPNRGVKISKNFSVLKKTKMPALLIEIDFISNTSVEASLKSDIYIKNIATSISKSLLTFVNKSIVDDGIFYRVCIGEFKDMSAAVELKNTAISKGFNNTHIINSL from the coding sequence ATGAAATGGTATCTAGACTTTGGACATGGAGGAAAAGATCCAGGCGCACTTGGAACAAACAAAACAAAAGAAAGTGATACAGTATTAAAAATAGGAATGCTAATAAAGAATAACCTAGAACAAGCCTTTGAAAAAGTAATAACCACACGTGAATATGACAAATACTACTCACTAGATCATAGAAGCTCAAAAGCAAACAAAGAAAACTGTGACTACTTTGTAAGCATACACATGAACTCATCAACCAATAAATCTGCTAAAGGAGTTGAAGTATGGGTATATGACGAAAAAAGCAAACTATATACCCTATCAAAAGATATATGCACTAACTTATCAAAAGATATAAATACACCTAATCGTGGTGTAAAAATATCAAAAAACTTTTCAGTACTCAAAAAAACTAAAATGCCAGCACTATTAATAGAAATAGACTTTATATCTAATACATCTGTAGAAGCTTCTTTAAAATCAGATATTTATATAAAAAATATAGCAACTAGTATATCAAAATCACTACTAACATTTGTAAATAAATCAATAGTTGATGATGGTATCTTTTATAGAGTTTGTATAGGTGAATTTAAAGATATGTCTGCTGCTGTTGAATTAAAAAATACTGCTATATCTAAAGGTTTTAATAATACTCATATAATAAATTCTTTATAA
- a CDS encoding Mor transcription activator family protein, with protein sequence MLDNLTRDDLPDSVMDIVDIIGIDAFKDLVRLAGGGNLYIPNESSLVKSFRNKKIREVFDGDYKSISRKFGISEAQVRNIVNYK encoded by the coding sequence GTGTTGGATAATTTGACTAGAGATGATCTACCTGATAGTGTTATGGATATTGTTGATATTATAGGGATTGACGCTTTTAAGGATTTGGTTAGGCTTGCTGGTGGGGGTAATTTATATATTCCTAATGAGAGTAGTCTTGTTAAGTCTTTTAGGAACAAAAAGATTAGGGAAGTTTTTGATGGTGATTATAAGTCTATTTCTAGAAAGTTTGGTATTAGTGAAGCTCAGGTTAGAAATATTGTTAATTATAAGTGA